Part of the Triticum urartu cultivar G1812 chromosome 2, Tu2.1, whole genome shotgun sequence genome, ATAaacatattttaaagtgtagattcactcattttgcttcgtatatAGTCGCTTGTCAAAATCTCTAGaaaatatttagaaacggagggagtagtaattaCTTTCTTcatagtgatctaaacgctctaaTATTTTTTTTACATAGAGTACACGGCACATCACACATAAACGTTTGTACCAGACCATCAAATTTCAAAAGCCATTATTCACATTagtaacaaaaataaataaaaatcacaCGGTCGTTCAATCATTCACGTATTCACAAACTAATTAACCCCTCGAAAGCACGCAGGGAGAAACTTGGTTCCACTAGTCTTCTTCTTGCCCTGATCCTCTGGTATCTTGGGCTCCTTACTGCTAATGGTGGCAGCGACATCGTCGTCGATGACCTTCCCGGTCAGAACCGGCGGGACGGGCAAGTTCTCCTCAGCGGGCTGCTCCAGCTCCCACTCACCAGTTGGCCCCAGCACCATCCCCTTGTTCCTTTCCACCCACCACGACTCCGGCACGAGGTTGTCATCCTTGAGGAAGGCGGAGGACTTGTTCACCAGCGCCACGCTCCGGTTCACCTGCAGCTTGAACTCGCCCTTCTCGCCGTTCCATCCGGCCACCGTGTGCAGGATACCCTGCAGGTTGTGGTAGTCGCCGACGTTGGTGGTGTCCGGCCTCACGTGGGGAGACTTCTTAGAGTTCACGGAGAGCTCGTCGCCGACGTTGGCGTAGCCGAGGAGGTTGCTCGGGTAGAGCGGGATGAGGTCGGGCTTGTTCCTGACGTGCAGCGCGCGGAGGCCGGGCAGCTCGTCGAACCGCTTCCTGAACTCCGGGTTGCCGACCTGCGGGCTCCCGAACACGATGGCCGTGACCGGGAAGTGGGCGTCGCCGACCTTGGACACGCCGTTGGCCACCATGTCGAAGGCGCAGAGCGTGGCGAGCGACGCGCCGAGGCTGTGGCCAGTGCAGACGATGCTGAGGCTCTCGCCCTTGTACTTGGCGACCAGCTCCCGCACCGCCGCCAGCAGCTGGTCGCGCGCGCTGTACTTGGAGAAGGGCGAGCGCTCGTCGGTGGACGTGTATATGACGTACCAGCCCTTCATGACGCGCGCGTGGCCGCGGGCCGGGTCGCCCTCCGGCAGGATGGCGTCGGGGGCGACCAGGTCGGGCTTGAGCACGTCCACCCACTCGAGGTTCCGGATGGTGCCGCGCAGCGCGACGTAGATGACGCGCTGGCCCGTGGCGGCCGCGGCGGCGTCGGTCGACACGGCGACGTAGCCGACCCAGTTGGACTCCTTGCTCCACGCCTCGCGGGAGAGGGAGTGCACCATGAGCCCCGGGGGCAGCCAGGTGGCCGCGGTGGCGTAGAGGTTGGCGGCCACGGATACGTCGGCCGCGGCGGGGAACTGCGTGCGGCTGAAGAGCGTGGCCCTGGAGAAGCGGCAGGTGCCGCAGTACTTGGAGTGGGGGTCGGAGTTGAAGGAGTCGTAGGTGACCTGGCAGAGGTCGCCgcagaggaggacgaggcggcggAGCGTGAGGTCGAGCGGGTCGAGGAGGCCGTCCCAGTGCGCGGAGCCCAGCAGCTCCGGCCACGCCGGAGCGCCATTGGCGCCGGCGCCGACCAGGGCGCTGGACAGGAGGACGCCTTGGCTCGCGTCCATGTGCGCGCTGAGAGCTGTGTGTGTGATGGGAAGAAGATTAGGTAGCGACTGGACAGGGCGGCAGGGGAGGTGCCCAGGTGGGGATGCTTTGAGtgggtgctactagtactagtggTGCAGTATGGGTTCGCGCGAGTGGTCGTTGGCGTGGCGCCAGGTGAAGGGCCGGGAACATTTGCACCATCCCGTGTGAAGGTGCCAGACTGCCCGTTTCGGGCCGGGAACGCGGCAAAGCCATAAACTTTCCTTGCTTGTTTTGGTAGATTTTGGATGGATCATGCGTTCACCGGTTTGCCCGTTGCAGTCATAGGCCCTGGCATGACAACAAGTATGGTTACATCTCCGCATGCAGCACACCGTTTTCAATTAAAACCGCAGGATCCAAGAGTCGTGTGTTCTCCTGAGCTAGCAGGCCGCCTCCGCTCGCGCCGCGCGCCACTCCGGACGCAGCGGCCACAGCCCCTCCTCTGCCCTGCGGCGCCGCCATGGCTCCCTCCCCCTATCACGGTGCCTCCCCAGGCGCTCGGACTCGCCCGTGCCTAGCGGTTCTTCCCCGGAACCGGATCTAGGGCTGCCTCGGCCGGCGTCAACGGCCCTCCCCGGTGCTTCGCCGCGAATCCTGCTGTGGGGTGAGTGCTCCCGCGCCGCGCCCTCGCTCTCCCCGGCGGTCCAAGGGCGGATCCACCCGCAGGGCGGTCGAGGCTTAGATCCATCGTGGTTAGGCCCTCCCTTGAGCCCCTCCCCCCTTTCCTCTTCGGGCGATGGGGATGGATGGACGGCGGTCAAGTCCCGAAAGGCGCGCCAAGCTGCCAAGACGACGGCGGTCCGAAGCAGACGCCAGCGGTCGCACCGAGCAACCAGGGGTGCGGCCATCAATGGCCATGACGGGCGTGCGGCCTTCTTAAGCCGCTTCGACGGCCTCTGCTTCCGCTGCCTCAGCACCGAGCATCGCCGTGTATATTTGCAGAGACCCGCTGCGTTGCATCATTTGCAAGCTGCCTGGGCATTTTGGTAGAGAGTGCGCCAAGAATCCAAAGAAGATTGTCGGGGCGTCTGCCGGAGCGAGGCCACGGTCCCCTCGCGGACGTGGGTCGGTGCACTCGAGGCTTCGCTTCCCCACCCCGCCTCCCCTGCCGGCGCCGCAACCGGTCCCATCCATGGACCGCGGGGCGCACCTCCTCGACCCCTCCCGCCGGGCTCGGGCAAGCCACAAGGTGGTGATCTCCACCCCGGCCATCGAACATCAGGAGTTCCTCCTTCGGAAGAACGCCGTCCTCCTCTCGGCGGCCACGCCGAGGCACGCGGCCAGCCCCCTGTCCATTGGCCGCGCCATCGAAGAGCAGCCGCGCATCCCCCCACCTGCTACGTGTGACCAGCCACGACCCCGAAGACTTCTTCGTCTACTCCGAGCTCCCGGCGCACCACGAGAACGCAGTCCGCGCCGGCTTCATCAGCGTCGACGATGTCGCCTTCACCGTCAAGCCCTGGCATGAGGACGACCACGCCGTGCACCAAGACTTCACGCTCCACGTCCGCGTGGTCATCAAGAAGGTCCCCATGCAGCTCTGGTCCCTGGAGGGCGCGGCGGAGATCATCGGCGACATGTGCATCGTCGATCGCCTCGACACCCGCACCCATGAGCGGGGTCACACCAAGACCTTTGCTTGCTAGGTCTGGGTCTGGGACGTCGCCAACATCCCCACTAGGCGCATCATCTAGCGCGCGAAGCACGGCGCTGGGCGCGTCGAGGCCATGCTCGGCTACTCGTCGCCGAGCAGAGAGGTCGCGCCACCCCCCGGAGTCAGGCGGCACGACATGTTCGTCCATGTGGACAGGGTGGAAGACTGGATGCCGCCCACGCCAAGGCCTTCCCGCTCGCGCCAGAGCGGCCTCCCCTCCTCGGACTCTGACGACGATGCTCCGTTCCCGGCGATTTTATCCAGGCACCTGGGCCCGACATGTGGAGGATGGCCAGGGACAGAGCAGAAGGCAGCCACAGGCAGTGGCCTCCTCCGGCTGCCACAGTCTGCAGCTGAGCAAGGGTCGTGACCCCGATGACCACGAGGGCAGCCAGGGCGGCCACCGCTCATGGAAAGACACGCTGTTGGGCCGCCATTCCATACGCACGCTGACAACATCGAAGGAGTCAGTCGGGGCAAGGCTGCCGCAGCCAGGAGGCGGCCTTGCGGGTCATCCCTCCCCTGCCCCTGCTTCGCCTGTTGTCCCCCTCCTCCCCACCCCCCCACCACTGCCGTCCCTGCGCGGTCTAGGGGACAGGGATCCCCGTTTGCCGACTTATTCATAACGATGAGGCTCTGCTTCCGCCGCCCCCCACGCGTTGACAAGGGACCAGCTTAGAGTTGGAGGCGACCATCGCCGATGCCCTGGCGGCCCAATGGAGTTCGAGGGGAACGTATGTCAACGCCATCCAGCAGGGGAGAGGTTTGGCACCCCAGCTAACATGCAGCCCGGCGCGATCCAAAGCTTGCATGACGGCCCCCGCGGCACACTGAGCACGCCGGCTGGGGCCAATCACCCAGCAGTGCACAGCCGTTGGACTGGCCCAGATGGCTCGGCGGCTGCAGCTCTTCCGCGACACGCTGCGGCCCCTCTCTGCCGGCATCTGCACCCTGCCGTCCTCGGATCCTGGCCCAAAGGAGCGCATGATGGTGGCGGCGGCAGAGGCGCTACTACGCCGCTTCGACGAGCCACTGATAGAGGACGACATCTCCTGCATCGCCAAGCTCACCTGCCTCAACGTCGACGCTCTGCGCACCATGGCTGGCCTCGCCGGCCCGGAAGGAGACGCCCAAGTGTAGTATGTTAGCCGATGTTTTAGTTAGTCTCCGGAGATGGCTAGCCTTAAGCCAGTTCGAGTTAGGATTAAGTGTTATGTGTAGTGACAGGGATCTGTGGGTAGTTCATGGCCAACGCAATTTGGGTGCTATTGGCGGGCGCTGGCATGCCCCGGCTAGTCTGAATGTGTACTTGTACTTGCTCTCTTTCTTCAGTAGTGAGATTTGTCCCCGGAGCGAAGATACATGTCTCTATGAGTAGCACAAATTGCAATATTATGAATTGGAACGTGCAAGGGCTGAACTCGCCAGCCAAGCGTTCTGCAATCTGTGAAGTAGTCGATGCCCATAGGCTTGTTGTCCTATGTATGCAGGAGACCAAGATCGAATGCTAGTCCCCGGCGATGGTTAGAAAGCTGGGTGTGCAGCGCCTAGACACCTGCGCAGTGCTGCCGGCGGACGGCACCCGAGGCGGTGCTGCAATCTTCTGGGACTCCTCCGTGGTTTCCATTGCAACCCAGGTGATAGGCCAATTCTCCATCACGGCAAGGGCAACACTGCGGTAGTGCAACACCGCCTTCTGGATCACAACGGTGTACAGCCCCACGGACGACAACCAGAAAGAAGCTTTCTTGGCTGAACTAGTCTCCGCTAGGCCGCCTGCAGGGGAACCTTGGTTGATTAATTGTGATTTCAACATCATCTATGAGGCCAGAGACAAGAGCAACCACAATCTGAACAGAAGAATAATGGGAAGGTTCAGAGCAGCCATTGATCGCGCTGGGTTAAGAGAGATCAAGTGCAAGAACAGGCGATTCACTTGGAGTAATGAGAGGGAGAATCCGACCTTTGTAGCCATTGACAAGGTGTTTTGCAATCATGAGTGGGAGGCACTCTTCCCTTCCTTCACGCTAATGGCGGCGTCGACGGCCTGCTCGGATCACTCCCCACTTCTGATGTCAAACCCCTCCGCACCGCACCGCACCGCAAAGCAACTTTCAAATTCGAATCCTTTTGGATCAAGTTCCTTCACTTCCACCAAACTGTGGCCAGAGCCTGGCAGAGGCCTGTAAACCACAGCAGCCCCTTCACCAGGATCAAAGTGAAGATGGCCCGGACAGCCGCGGACCTGAAAATATGGGCCAAAACCCTATTCAGTGATGCAAAAGTGCAGTTTCATCTCGCTTCGGTGGTGGTGCTGAGGCTGGACGTGGCGCAGGAAAGGAGACAGCTCACCCCGGGAGAATTCTGGCTAAGGAAGACCTGAAGCTGAAAATGGTGGGCTTGGCAGCTCTAGAGAGGGTAAGAAAGCGGCAAGCAGCGAGGACCCGCTGGCTGAAGGCGGGAGATGCAACAACATCCTTCTTCCAAGCAAAGCTGAATTCGAGGCGTAGAAAGAAATTCATCCACTGCCTTCGCATCAACGACACCCACGTCACAAACCACGCTGACAAAGCCAAGATCATCCATGAGCACTTTTCTTCACTGTTGGGCAGGAAAAGGAGCAGAACCCGCTCCATCAACTGGGAAGCGATCAACCTCCCCACGATGCAACCAGGGGGAGAGGGCCTCGACAACCCATTTATGGAGGAGGAGGTGTGGGAAGCCATCTGCGCGTCACCGGCGGAGAAGGCACCAGGACCGGACGGTTTCAACGGATCGTTCCTTAGAGCTTGCTGGCAGACCATCAAAGCAGATGAGATGGCGGTATTTCACAAATTCTACCAGCTAGCCGGCAGTGATTTTGCGGCGATCAACCGGGCCCTCATTGTATTGCTGCTGAAGAAAGATGGGGCCAAACAGATGAATGATTTCTGGCCAATCAGCCTTATACACTCAATGGCAAAGCTTATTGCAAAAGTCCTCTCAATTAGGACTGGCTAGAGTTCTTGATCGCCTAGTTTCACCTACGCAAAGTGCCTTCCAGAAGCGCAAAGGAATTCAAGTTTCCTGTATGTTCAGAACCTAGTCAGAAGCTTCTAGAGAAAGAAGACACCAGCTCTCCTTCTGAAGCTTGATATCGCGAGGGCTTTCGACTCCGTCTCCTGGGAATATATATCTTAGAGCTCATGCAGCGGATGGGCTTCCCCGCCCACTGGAGGGATTGGATCGCGCTGCTACTTACATCCACCTTATCTGCATGCATTCTAAATGGAGACCTAGGACAGTGCATAATTCACCAGCAGGGGCTGAGACAGGGTGatcccctctccccctcctcttCATCCTGGCGATCGACCCCCTCCACCGGCTCCTGGAGGCCGCCACTCGCTCTGGTGCGCTGGCACCCCTTCCGGCGAGAGCTGTGCACCTCCGGGTCACGCTATACGCCGACGATGCTGTCATCTTCGCGAACCTAACGCGCCCAGAGATCGACATGATCATGCAGATCCTTGCGGGCTTCGGGGAGGCAACAAGCCTGAGGAtgaaccctcagaaatcattggTGGCTCCCATCTGTTGCGAGGGCATCGACCTCGGGTACGTGCTCCAAAGCTTCGGCTGCAACCTCGCGTCCTTCCCCATGAAGTACCTAGGTCTCCCCGTCTGCATAGCTAGGGTTAGGCTAGTCCACCTGCAATAGATCTTAGACCGTATCCGTGCAAGGTTAGCAGGTTGGAAGGGGCGGCTGCTGCCAATCGCAGGCCGCCGGGTGCTGGTGCGGTGCGTGCTCTCGGCACTGCCCGCATTCGCACTCATGGTGTTGCACGCCCCAAAGAAACTGTTCAAGGAGGTCAACAAGGCGAGGCGGCGATTCCTGTGGGCGCAGGACGAAGAAATCACTAGAGGAAAATGCAAGGTTAATTGGCAGGTcg contains:
- the LOC125535949 gene encoding phospholipase A1-II 5-like, producing the protein MDASQGVLLSSALVGAGANGAPAWPELLGSAHWDGLLDPLDLTLRRLVLLCGDLCQVTYDSFNSDPHSKYCGTCRFSRATLFSRTQFPAAADVSVAANLYATAATWLPPGLMVHSLSREAWSKESNWVGYVAVSTDAAAAATGQRVIYVALRGTIRNLEWVDVLKPDLVAPDAILPEGDPARGHARVMKGWYVIYTSTDERSPFSKYSARDQLLAAVRELVAKYKGESLSIVCTGHSLGASLATLCAFDMVANGVSKVGDAHFPVTAIVFGSPQVGNPEFRKRFDELPGLRALHVRNKPDLIPLYPSNLLGYANVGDELSVNSKKSPHVRPDTTNVGDYHNLQGILHTVAGWNGEKGEFKLQVNRSVALVNKSSAFLKDDNLVPESWWVERNKGMVLGPTGEWELEQPAEENLPVPPVLTGKVIDDDVAATISSKEPKIPEDQGKKKTSGTKFLPACFRGVN